One region of Sulfurisphaera ohwakuensis genomic DNA includes:
- a CDS encoding ABC transporter ATP-binding protein — MLQVNIPELKRGDKIILKNITFSSRSRIICLKGRNGSGKTSLLLALSGLIHHNGKVKADPEIKNIGLYAEDEEFYGHITAKDFLKIIFWFKGEVNDIFRIDYNGKIKNLSTGQRKKLYLTLALSGRHDWLLLDEPFANLDEKSVIVLREYLKNITNPIILTTQTQDELCGEYVNVEEFTP, encoded by the coding sequence ATGCTTCAAGTAAATATACCAGAGTTAAAAAGAGGGGATAAAATTATCCTCAAGAACATCACTTTTTCTTCAAGGTCAAGAATTATATGCCTAAAGGGAAGAAACGGTAGCGGTAAGACTTCTTTACTGCTCGCTTTATCCGGTTTAATTCATCATAACGGTAAAGTTAAGGCTGATCCAGAGATTAAGAATATAGGACTTTACGCAGAGGATGAGGAGTTTTACGGTCATATAACAGCTAAAGACTTTCTTAAGATAATCTTTTGGTTTAAAGGTGAGGTTAATGATATTTTCAGGATAGATTATAACGGCAAAATAAAGAATCTTTCAACGGGTCAAAGGAAAAAGTTATATCTAACACTAGCACTTTCCGGTAGACATGATTGGCTCTTATTAGATGAACCATTTGCAAACTTAGATGAAAAAAGTGTTATCGTCTTAAGGGAGTATTTGAAAAATATAACTAATCCAATTATTTTAACTACTCAAACTCAAGATGAACTCTGTGGTGAG
- a CDS encoding MarR family winged helix-turn-helix transcriptional regulator has protein sequence MILEDKLYVYILTLLYISDEISFTDLQRELEKLGVKTTKGNLQHHLDKLKEKGFIEKHYVPFFLNKRKVVYKITDEGMKILEEFIKEITYLEKLINNVSAYKCVYFPYEELWEKVVKEAEKRKIEVHDMLKEIIDWYFNSEKV, from the coding sequence TTGATATTGGAAGATAAGCTTTACGTTTATATCCTAACACTCCTTTATATATCCGATGAAATATCGTTTACTGACTTGCAAAGAGAGTTGGAAAAGTTAGGAGTTAAAACTACTAAGGGTAACTTACAACATCACTTGGACAAACTGAAGGAAAAAGGGTTTATAGAAAAACATTATGTGCCCTTTTTTCTCAATAAAAGGAAAGTAGTATATAAGATAACCGATGAAGGAATGAAAATTCTTGAGGAATTTATTAAAGAAATCACTTACCTAGAGAAATTGATTAATAATGTAAGTGCATATAAATGCGTTTATTTTCCTTACGAGGAACTTTGGGAGAAAGTTGTAAAGGAGGCAGAAAAGAGAAAGATTGAAGTCCACGATATGCTTAAAGAGATTATTGATTGGTATTTTAATTCAGAAAAGGTTTAA